In Moorella sp. Hama-1, a single genomic region encodes these proteins:
- the glyS gene encoding glycine--tRNA ligase subunit beta gives MARDLVFEIGTEEIPARFMNPALEQMAAEAGRFLQENRLSCQKVAAYGTPRRLALYLTALAEEQEELVQEIKGPPVKAAFTGDGQPTKAALGFARSAGVSVEELVTRPYNGGEYVFAVKREAGRPALAVLPELLLAVVNALNFPKPMRWGSLEMRFARPIRWLLALFGNQIIPLELAGLTAGNQTYGHRFLAPGPHLVTAAGDYFRVLEENYVLVDQHRRRQLIWEQITSLAAREGGRVERDPELLEEITYLLEYPTALAGHFNPEYLKLPREVVITPMRDHQRYFPVWNDSGELLPRFITVHNGTASHLDNISRGNERVLAARLADAAFFYQEDRQTPLAARVAQLEEIVFQESLGSMLDKTRRLQRLAVTLARTLDLPAELAPLVERTAILAKADLVTSMVYEFPELQGIMGSYYAAHDGEKPEVCQGIRQHYWPRFAGDRLPDSLTGMVTGLADRLDTLVGCFGAGLIPTGSQDPYALRRQATGVVTMAVELDLKFSLSETIAAAYEGYTAGGIHLDQPLAAVQEQLTTFCRQRLEHLLAEKGYRFDVIQACLAAGSDDLADAYHRTRDLSAFREEEGFAALQTAFTRAFNLARQAGERYQLRPEALQEKAERDLSQALAAARQQAEPRLQAGDYLGALKTMADLREPIDTFFANVLVMDPDMSVRYNRLALLQEVVNLVFQVADFSRLVS, from the coding sequence ATGGCCCGCGATCTGGTTTTCGAGATTGGCACCGAAGAGATCCCGGCTCGCTTTATGAACCCGGCCCTGGAGCAAATGGCCGCCGAGGCCGGCCGGTTCCTGCAGGAGAACCGCCTGTCCTGCCAGAAAGTCGCCGCCTACGGTACGCCCCGGCGCCTGGCCCTTTATCTAACCGCCCTGGCCGAAGAACAGGAGGAGCTGGTGCAGGAGATCAAGGGGCCACCGGTTAAGGCGGCCTTCACCGGCGACGGCCAACCGACAAAGGCGGCCTTAGGTTTTGCCCGGAGCGCGGGGGTAAGCGTCGAGGAGCTGGTTACCCGTCCGTATAACGGCGGCGAATACGTTTTTGCCGTTAAGCGGGAAGCGGGCCGGCCGGCCCTGGCCGTCCTGCCGGAACTCCTCCTGGCGGTGGTCAACGCCTTAAATTTCCCCAAACCTATGCGCTGGGGTTCCCTGGAGATGCGTTTCGCCCGGCCCATCCGCTGGCTCCTGGCCCTCTTTGGCAACCAGATCATCCCCCTGGAACTGGCCGGCCTGACTGCCGGTAACCAGACTTACGGCCACCGCTTCCTGGCCCCCGGTCCCCACCTGGTAACCGCGGCCGGCGATTACTTCCGGGTTTTAGAGGAGAATTACGTCCTGGTGGACCAGCATCGCCGCCGGCAGCTGATCTGGGAACAGATTACCAGCCTGGCGGCCCGGGAAGGGGGCCGGGTGGAGAGGGATCCGGAGCTCCTGGAGGAAATTACCTACCTGCTGGAGTACCCCACAGCCCTGGCCGGACATTTCAACCCCGAGTACTTGAAGCTACCACGTGAAGTAGTGATCACGCCCATGCGCGATCACCAGCGCTACTTCCCCGTCTGGAACGATTCGGGCGAGCTTTTACCCCGGTTTATCACCGTCCACAACGGCACCGCCAGCCACCTGGACAACATCAGCCGGGGCAACGAAAGGGTGCTGGCGGCCCGGCTGGCCGACGCCGCCTTCTTCTATCAAGAAGACCGGCAGACGCCCCTGGCAGCCAGGGTGGCCCAATTAGAGGAGATCGTCTTCCAGGAGAGCCTGGGGAGTATGCTGGATAAAACCAGGCGCCTGCAGCGCCTGGCGGTAACCCTGGCCCGCACCTTGGACTTGCCCGCCGAACTGGCCCCCCTGGTAGAGCGTACGGCAATACTCGCCAAGGCCGACCTGGTTACGTCCATGGTCTATGAATTCCCTGAACTCCAGGGCATCATGGGTTCCTACTACGCTGCCCATGACGGCGAAAAGCCCGAGGTCTGCCAGGGTATCCGCCAGCACTACTGGCCCCGTTTCGCCGGCGACCGGCTGCCGGACTCCCTTACCGGCATGGTCACCGGCCTGGCCGACCGCCTGGACACCCTGGTGGGCTGCTTCGGCGCCGGCCTGATCCCCACGGGTTCCCAGGACCCCTACGCCCTGCGGCGCCAGGCCACGGGGGTGGTGACCATGGCCGTGGAGCTGGATCTGAAATTCTCCCTCTCAGAGACCATCGCCGCCGCTTACGAAGGCTACACTGCCGGGGGTATCCACCTGGACCAGCCCCTGGCTGCCGTCCAGGAGCAGCTCACTACCTTTTGCCGGCAGCGGTTGGAACACCTCCTGGCGGAAAAGGGCTATCGTTTTGACGTGATCCAGGCCTGCCTGGCCGCCGGCAGCGACGACCTGGCCGATGCCTACCACCGTACCAGGGATTTGAGCGCCTTCCGTGAAGAAGAGGGTTTTGCCGCCCTGCAGACGGCCTTCACCCGGGCCTTTAACCTGGCCCGCCAGGCCGGGGAGCGGTACCAGCTGCGCCCGGAGGCCCTGCAGGAAAAGGCGGAAAGGGATCTCAGCCAAGCCCTGGCCGCAGCCCGGCAGCAGGCCGAGCCCCGCCTCCAAGCGGGGGACTATCTGGGGGCGTTAAAGACCATGGCTGACCTGCGGGAACCCATTGATACCTTTTTTGCTAACGTCCTGGTCATGGACCCTGATATGAGCGTACGTTATAACCGCCTGGCCCTCCTCCAGGAGGTTGTCAACCTGGTTTTCCAGGTTGCCGACTTCTCCCGCCTGGTTTCTTAA
- a CDS encoding helix-turn-helix transcriptional regulator, whose product MQLSPRQEQIVAIVKRSGPITSQQIAAELNLTRAALRPDLAILTMAGILEARPRVGYFLSGKPTQALVAEEIKKIRVGDIKGLPRVIRSEASVYEAIVAMFLEDVGTLMVVDAEGHLEGVLSRKDLLKAAIGGGDLQKMPVSVIMTRMPNIICTTPEEPVLAAAHKIIEHEVDALPVVRPVAGSPPKLEVVGRLTKTTITRLFVELGEGNH is encoded by the coding sequence GTGCAGCTTTCCCCGCGGCAGGAGCAGATAGTAGCCATTGTTAAGCGTTCCGGGCCCATCACCAGCCAGCAGATTGCGGCGGAACTCAATCTTACCCGGGCGGCCCTGCGCCCTGACCTGGCTATCCTGACCATGGCCGGTATCCTGGAGGCTCGCCCCCGGGTAGGGTACTTTTTAAGCGGCAAACCCACCCAGGCCCTGGTGGCTGAAGAGATCAAAAAGATAAGGGTAGGCGACATCAAGGGACTACCCCGGGTTATCCGGAGTGAGGCCTCGGTTTATGAGGCCATTGTCGCCATGTTTTTGGAGGACGTGGGTACCCTGATGGTGGTTGATGCGGAGGGGCACCTGGAGGGGGTCCTTTCCCGCAAAGACCTCCTCAAAGCGGCCATCGGCGGTGGCGACCTGCAGAAAATGCCGGTTTCAGTTATTATGACCAGAATGCCCAACATCATCTGCACTACGCCGGAGGAGCCGGTCCTGGCCGCAGCCCATAAGATTATCGAACACGAAGTGGACGCCCTGCCGGTAGTTCGCCCGGTGGCCGGGTCGCCTCCGAAGCTGGAGGTCGTTGGCCGCCTGACCAAGACTACCATTACCAGGCTCTTTGTGGAACTGGGGGAGGGCAACCACTGA
- a CDS encoding pyruvate, water dikinase regulatory protein, with protein sequence MYIIFWREGLPIGVIYVISDSLGETAEYVARAAASQFDGGGLDIRRVPYVTDPDHLEEVINEVAQEKGIIAFTLVLPDLKEKLLELAAARGLAAVDLLGPLMDAIARATGGKPRLEPGLIRRTDEDYFHKMEAIDFAVKYDNGKDIRGLHHADLVLIGVSRTSKTPVCMYLAHKRLRAANLALVPEVPLPGELLDLPPEKIIGLTIDAGQLYQIRQERLRTLGLPGPAGYATRERIEEELAYARAVMDRLGCPVIDVTNKAVEETAGKILQIYYRRERHGK encoded by the coding sequence ATTTACATCATATTTTGGAGGGAGGGTTTACCCATCGGCGTGATCTACGTGATCTCAGACTCCCTGGGGGAGACGGCCGAATACGTCGCCCGGGCAGCGGCCAGCCAGTTCGACGGCGGCGGGTTGGATATTCGCCGGGTACCCTACGTTACAGACCCTGATCACCTGGAGGAGGTTATCAACGAAGTCGCCCAGGAAAAAGGGATCATCGCCTTTACCCTGGTGCTGCCGGATTTGAAAGAGAAGCTCCTGGAATTAGCAGCAGCCCGGGGTCTGGCGGCAGTAGACCTTTTGGGGCCCCTGATGGATGCCATTGCCCGGGCGACGGGGGGGAAGCCCCGGCTGGAACCGGGCCTCATCCGCCGGACCGACGAAGATTACTTCCATAAGATGGAGGCCATTGATTTCGCTGTTAAATACGACAACGGCAAGGATATCCGGGGCCTGCATCACGCCGACCTGGTCCTCATCGGGGTGTCTCGAACCTCCAAAACGCCGGTGTGTATGTACCTGGCCCACAAGCGCCTGCGGGCGGCCAATCTAGCCCTGGTGCCGGAGGTGCCCCTGCCGGGGGAATTGCTTGACCTGCCGCCGGAAAAGATAATAGGGCTGACCATTGACGCCGGGCAACTCTACCAGATCCGCCAGGAGCGCCTACGCACCCTGGGCCTGCCGGGACCGGCCGGCTATGCCACCCGGGAGCGCATTGAAGAAGAACTGGCTTATGCCCGCGCCGTCATGGACCGGCTGGGCTGCCCGGTAATCGACGTTACCAATAAGGCCGTTGAAGAGACGGCCGGTAAAATACTGCAAATCTACTATCGGAGGGAAAGACATGGCAAGTAA
- the ppdK gene encoding pyruvate, phosphate dikinase: protein MASKKYVYLFSEGRADMRLLLGGKGANLAEMTNIGLPVPQGLTITCEACNEYNRLGQKFPAGLEEEVAARLQDLERINGKKLGDPENPLLVSVRSGAPVSMPGMMDTILNLGLNDNSVKGLAAQTNDERFALDCYRRFIQMFGNVVLGIEHNNFEAVLEKHKERLGVKFDHELTPEALREVIAEYKDVVKNKSGQDFPQDPKEQMYMAIKAVFGSWNNPRAIVYRKINKISDDLGTAVNVQTMAFGNMGPTSGTGVAFTRNPSTGEKGVYGEYLINAQGEDVVAGIRTPKPISSLKEEMPEVYRQFEDTCQLLEKHYRDMQDIEFTIEKGKLFILQTRNGKRTAAAAVKIAVDMVNEGLITKEEAVLRVDADQLGQLMHRRIDPSAKLEVVAKGLPASPGAASGQVVFDADQAEKMGLDGQKVVLVRTETTPDDIHGIVQAQGVLTARGGMTSHAAVVARGMGKPAVTGCDAIKIDVEGKRFFIGDLVVKEGDIISIDGSTGNVMLGEVPLIDPQLAGEFETILEWADSFRRLKVRANADTPEDARRSREFGAEGIGLTRTEHMFMQVDRLPVVQQMILAKTKEERQAALDKLLPMQQGDFYGILKAMEGLPVTIRLLDPPLHEFLPNIEELLVDVTRLQVTGGDPKELEEKQALLREVRARHEFNPMLGHRGCRLGITYPEIYAMQVRAIFQAVAQLVKEGVKVLPEVEIPLVIHVHELQRLHAMVDEVAAAVKQETGVDFTYKVGTMIEMPRACATADEIAKEAEFFSFGTNDLTQTTFGFSRDDAEGKFLHQYVDEKILKEDPFIVLDRDGVGKFMKMAVELGRGSKPQLEIGICGEHGGEPSSVEFCHLLGLNYVSCSPFRVPVARLAAAQAALKERKAADARKGE from the coding sequence ATGGCAAGTAAAAAGTACGTCTACCTGTTCAGTGAGGGCCGGGCCGACATGCGCCTGCTCCTCGGCGGCAAAGGGGCCAACCTGGCCGAGATGACCAACATCGGCCTGCCAGTGCCCCAGGGCCTTACCATCACCTGCGAGGCCTGCAATGAGTACAACCGCTTGGGCCAGAAATTCCCTGCAGGGCTGGAGGAGGAAGTCGCCGCCCGCCTGCAGGACCTGGAGAGAATTAATGGCAAGAAATTGGGCGACCCGGAGAACCCCCTCCTGGTATCCGTCCGTTCCGGGGCACCGGTATCCATGCCTGGTATGATGGACACCATCTTAAATCTGGGCCTGAACGACAACTCCGTCAAGGGCTTGGCCGCCCAGACCAACGACGAGCGCTTCGCCCTGGACTGCTATCGCCGCTTCATCCAGATGTTCGGCAACGTCGTCCTGGGTATTGAACATAACAACTTTGAAGCTGTTCTGGAGAAACATAAAGAGCGCCTGGGCGTCAAATTTGACCACGAGTTGACTCCGGAGGCCCTGCGGGAAGTCATCGCCGAGTATAAAGACGTCGTCAAGAACAAGAGCGGGCAGGATTTCCCCCAGGATCCCAAAGAGCAGATGTACATGGCCATCAAGGCCGTCTTCGGGTCCTGGAATAACCCCCGGGCCATTGTCTACCGCAAGATCAACAAGATCTCTGATGACCTGGGCACTGCCGTCAACGTCCAGACCATGGCCTTCGGGAACATGGGCCCCACCAGCGGCACCGGCGTGGCCTTCACCCGCAACCCATCCACCGGCGAGAAGGGCGTTTACGGCGAGTACCTCATCAACGCCCAGGGTGAAGACGTGGTGGCCGGCATCCGCACCCCCAAACCCATCAGCAGCCTGAAGGAAGAGATGCCGGAGGTCTACCGCCAGTTTGAAGACACCTGCCAGCTGCTGGAGAAACACTACCGCGATATGCAGGATATCGAGTTTACCATCGAAAAAGGTAAGCTCTTTATCCTCCAGACCCGTAACGGCAAACGCACGGCGGCCGCGGCCGTTAAGATCGCCGTGGATATGGTGAACGAAGGCCTCATTACCAAAGAAGAAGCCGTCCTGCGGGTCGATGCCGATCAATTAGGCCAGCTCATGCACCGCCGTATCGACCCCAGCGCCAAGTTGGAGGTCGTAGCCAAAGGCCTGCCGGCATCCCCGGGTGCCGCCTCCGGCCAGGTAGTCTTTGATGCCGACCAGGCCGAAAAGATGGGCCTGGATGGGCAGAAGGTCGTGCTGGTGCGCACCGAGACTACTCCCGACGATATCCATGGTATTGTCCAGGCCCAGGGCGTCCTCACGGCCCGGGGCGGCATGACCAGCCACGCAGCGGTGGTGGCCCGGGGTATGGGCAAACCGGCCGTGACCGGCTGCGATGCCATTAAAATCGACGTCGAGGGCAAACGCTTCTTTATTGGCGACCTGGTGGTCAAAGAAGGCGACATCATCTCCATCGACGGCTCTACCGGCAACGTCATGCTGGGTGAAGTGCCCCTCATCGATCCCCAGCTCGCAGGAGAATTTGAAACCATCCTGGAATGGGCTGACTCCTTCCGGCGGCTCAAGGTCCGTGCCAATGCCGATACGCCGGAAGACGCCAGGCGCTCCCGGGAATTCGGCGCCGAGGGCATCGGCCTCACCCGTACCGAGCATATGTTTATGCAGGTCGACCGCCTGCCTGTTGTCCAGCAGATGATTCTCGCCAAGACCAAAGAAGAACGCCAGGCTGCCCTGGATAAGCTCCTGCCGATGCAGCAGGGCGACTTTTACGGTATCTTGAAGGCCATGGAGGGCCTGCCGGTGACCATCCGGCTCCTCGACCCGCCCCTGCATGAGTTCCTGCCTAATATTGAAGAGCTCCTGGTCGACGTCACCCGCCTGCAGGTCACCGGGGGCGACCCCAAAGAACTGGAAGAAAAACAGGCCCTCCTGCGGGAAGTCCGGGCGCGCCACGAATTCAACCCCATGCTCGGGCACCGCGGCTGCCGTTTAGGCATAACCTACCCTGAGATCTATGCCATGCAGGTGCGAGCCATCTTCCAGGCAGTGGCCCAACTGGTGAAAGAGGGCGTCAAGGTCCTGCCGGAAGTAGAGATTCCCCTGGTCATCCACGTCCACGAGTTACAGCGCCTCCATGCCATGGTCGATGAGGTAGCCGCAGCTGTGAAGCAGGAAACCGGCGTCGACTTCACCTACAAAGTCGGCACCATGATCGAGATGCCGCGGGCCTGTGCAACGGCCGACGAGATTGCTAAAGAGGCCGAGTTCTTCTCCTTCGGCACCAATGACCTGACCCAGACCACCTTCGGCTTCAGCCGCGACGACGCCGAAGGCAAATTCCTGCACCAGTATGTGGATGAGAAGATCCTGAAAGAAGATCCCTTCATCGTCCTCGACCGCGACGGCGTGGGCAAATTCATGAAGATGGCCGTAGAACTTGGCCGCGGCAGCAAGCCGCAGTTGGAAATCGGCATCTGCGGCGAGCATGGCGGCGAACCCAGCTCGGTGGAGTTCTGCCACCTGCTCGGCCTCAACTACGTCAGCTGCTCGCCCTTCCGGGTGCCGGTGGCTAGACTCGCCGCCGCCCAGGCCGCTTTGAAGGAAAGGAAAGCCGCCGACGCGCGTAAAGGGGAATAA
- a CDS encoding DeoR/GlpR family DNA-binding transcription regulator, translating to MIPVQRRKIIIDKISSGTPLSVTDLSRELGVSPMTIRRDLSNLEKDGLLARTHGGAVPVGGGSEEEPSFTDKINQYPAEKLAIARKAAELVKDGDTILLNAGTTIMALVQLLKERQNLTVVTNTVNVAMELAQSEGVNLILTGGSMRTKSYAMVGALTERVLREIHVQKAFLGVNGISIEHGLTTPNMTEAHTNSLMVQAADEVIVLADHSKIGRVTLSRFAPITAVTILVTDKDTPRDFIKELAKLGIETIVV from the coding sequence ATGATTCCAGTCCAGCGGCGTAAGATCATTATCGATAAAATTAGCTCAGGAACACCTTTAAGCGTCACCGACCTCAGCCGGGAACTGGGCGTGTCACCCATGACCATCCGCCGGGATCTCAGCAACCTGGAAAAGGATGGTCTGCTGGCACGCACCCACGGTGGCGCTGTGCCGGTGGGCGGGGGTAGCGAAGAGGAGCCATCTTTTACAGATAAAATAAACCAGTACCCCGCCGAAAAGCTGGCTATAGCTCGTAAAGCGGCAGAACTGGTAAAGGATGGGGATACTATCCTGCTTAACGCCGGGACCACAATTATGGCCCTGGTTCAATTATTGAAAGAGCGACAGAATCTAACAGTAGTCACCAACACTGTAAACGTCGCTATGGAATTGGCCCAGAGTGAAGGTGTTAACCTGATCCTTACGGGCGGCAGTATGCGGACCAAATCTTATGCCATGGTGGGTGCTTTAACTGAAAGGGTCCTGCGGGAGATTCACGTCCAGAAGGCCTTCCTGGGCGTCAACGGGATCAGCATCGAACATGGCCTGACGACACCCAACATGACCGAAGCCCATACCAACAGCCTGATGGTCCAGGCGGCAGACGAAGTTATTGTCCTGGCCGACCATTCCAAAATCGGGCGGGTTACCTTATCGCGGTTTGCGCCTATTACCGCTGTAACCATCCTTGTTACCGATAAAGATACGCCCCGGGATTTTATAAAAGAGTTAGCCAAACTGGGTATTGAAACAATTGTTGTTTAA
- the fba gene encoding class II fructose-1,6-bisphosphate aldolase: protein MELVNPCRMLQDARKGGYAIGAFNVHNLETLRAVAEAAREAGAPVIIQATPGTVKYAGADFLMAMAQTAARRVNVPIALHLDHSSDLDTIKACIAAGFTSVMFDGSKLPWEENIALTRQVVAMAREKGVAVEAELGRIGGREEELQVASKEASYTDPGEAVAFVAATGIDSLAIAIGTAHGVYKGEPQLDLDRLAAIAARVEIPLVLHGASGVPDEAIKQCIQRGICKINIATDLKLAMAAALRETLAANPEENDPRRYLTPAVNRVKEVALTKMYLFGAAGRA, encoded by the coding sequence GTGGAACTAGTAAACCCCTGCCGCATGTTACAGGATGCCCGGAAGGGCGGTTATGCCATTGGTGCTTTTAATGTCCATAACCTGGAGACCCTGCGGGCTGTGGCCGAAGCGGCCCGGGAGGCCGGAGCGCCGGTAATTATCCAGGCTACCCCGGGCACGGTGAAATATGCCGGGGCTGACTTCCTGATGGCTATGGCTCAAACCGCCGCCAGGAGAGTCAATGTACCAATAGCCCTACATCTGGACCACTCCAGTGACCTGGATACGATTAAAGCCTGTATAGCGGCAGGTTTTACGTCGGTAATGTTTGACGGTTCCAAACTACCCTGGGAAGAGAATATCGCCCTTACCCGCCAGGTGGTAGCCATGGCTCGGGAAAAAGGCGTGGCTGTAGAGGCGGAGTTAGGACGCATCGGCGGCCGGGAGGAAGAACTCCAGGTTGCCAGTAAAGAAGCCAGCTATACGGATCCGGGCGAAGCCGTCGCTTTTGTTGCCGCCACGGGTATTGACTCCCTGGCTATCGCTATCGGCACCGCCCATGGTGTCTATAAGGGGGAACCGCAACTTGATTTGGATCGCCTGGCAGCCATCGCTGCGAGGGTCGAGATACCTCTGGTCTTGCACGGTGCTTCCGGGGTGCCCGATGAAGCCATAAAGCAATGTATACAAAGGGGCATTTGTAAAATTAATATAGCTACTGACCTGAAGCTGGCCATGGCCGCCGCCCTGCGGGAAACCCTGGCCGCCAATCCAGAAGAGAATGACCCCCGCCGTTACCTCACGCCAGCCGTTAATCGCGTAAAGGAAGTTGCTCTGACGAAGATGTATCTCTTTGGGGCGGCCGGACGGGCCTAA
- a CDS encoding 1-phosphofructokinase: MITSITTNVAIDKMYIVDNFKINSVFRVKSVVPQAGGKGLNLARVVKTLGEEVVATGFIGGNIGNYIKELLAIEGLQGDFVEIAGESRTCLNILDPVGKTQTELLEPGPEVTPAEAARLIEKVKALARRSKVVTMSGSLILGLKPDYYGQLIKIVNEEGALALLDTSGQALAEGIKARPYMIKPNQQEAESLVGRPLRDEASQKKFLKDLLNKGIKIAIISLASDGALIGTEDSFFKVIPPAVKAVNTVGCGDAFVAGFAVGLARGQGIIEVIRLATATATASATSWRTGQCSPGLIEELQEKVQVCRL, from the coding sequence ATGATTACCTCTATTACCACCAATGTAGCTATTGACAAAATGTATATTGTGGACAATTTCAAGATAAATAGTGTGTTCCGCGTCAAAAGCGTGGTTCCTCAGGCTGGCGGCAAAGGTCTTAATTTAGCCAGAGTAGTAAAAACCCTGGGTGAAGAAGTAGTGGCCACAGGATTTATAGGCGGTAACATCGGCAACTATATTAAGGAACTGCTTGCAATAGAGGGACTCCAGGGTGATTTTGTTGAGATTGCTGGGGAATCCCGCACCTGCCTTAATATCCTGGACCCGGTGGGTAAAACCCAGACGGAACTATTGGAACCGGGACCGGAGGTTACCCCGGCTGAAGCAGCTAGATTGATTGAAAAGGTTAAGGCTTTAGCCCGGCGCAGTAAGGTAGTAACAATGTCCGGTAGCCTGATTCTCGGTTTAAAGCCGGATTATTACGGCCAGCTTATCAAAATTGTAAATGAAGAAGGGGCTCTAGCTCTCCTGGATACCAGCGGCCAGGCCCTGGCGGAAGGGATAAAAGCGAGGCCCTATATGATCAAGCCGAACCAGCAGGAAGCCGAATCCCTGGTTGGACGACCTTTACGGGATGAGGCAAGTCAGAAAAAATTTTTAAAAGATCTATTAAATAAAGGCATCAAAATAGCCATTATTTCCCTTGCAAGCGATGGTGCTTTGATAGGAACCGAAGATAGTTTCTTTAAAGTTATTCCTCCCGCAGTGAAAGCAGTAAATACCGTTGGCTGCGGCGATGCTTTTGTGGCCGGATTTGCTGTAGGTTTGGCTAGAGGCCAGGGGATCATTGAGGTCATCAGACTGGCCACGGCAACCGCCACTGCCAGCGCTACCAGCTGGCGGACAGGCCAATGCTCACCTGGACTTATAGAAGAACTACAGGAAAAAGTCCAGGTGTGCAGGCTATAA
- a CDS encoding substrate-binding domain-containing protein encodes MLKKLAPQKLAVIITLLVLTVATLLLGGCGNKQAASTGSNNTPTSGSQGKEKVIGVSLLTREHVFYNEIEKAIQDKSNGYKFKAVIMDASQDSNKQMSQVQDFITQKVDAIVLAPTTSAGIAPAVDLAQKAGIPVFTVDIKADGEVKSHVATDNYAGGKLAAKYAADKVLKGKGKVAIITYSEVQSCVDREKGFKDGLADYPNIKVVDVENYSGSAEKAANLTQDMLLKYPDLDLIFAVGDPAATGAVSTIKAAGRSVKVIGFDGNPEAIQEIKKGGLWVADVAQHPDQIGGKVIDLINDYFNGKSVPPQLLIPPTIIDASNAK; translated from the coding sequence GTGTTGAAAAAATTAGCCCCCCAAAAATTGGCTGTCATTATCACCCTGTTAGTGCTTACTGTGGCAACTTTACTGCTGGGTGGATGCGGTAACAAGCAGGCCGCCAGTACTGGCAGCAATAATACGCCAACATCAGGAAGCCAGGGCAAAGAAAAGGTCATTGGTGTGAGCCTTTTGACCCGCGAACACGTTTTTTATAACGAAATTGAGAAGGCAATTCAGGATAAATCAAACGGGTATAAATTCAAAGCTGTTATTATGGACGCCAGCCAGGATAGCAATAAGCAAATGTCCCAGGTCCAAGACTTCATAACCCAGAAAGTCGATGCCATAGTTCTGGCCCCAACTACCTCTGCTGGTATAGCACCGGCAGTAGACCTGGCTCAAAAAGCAGGCATACCAGTATTTACAGTTGATATTAAAGCCGATGGCGAAGTAAAATCACACGTAGCAACCGATAACTATGCCGGCGGCAAACTGGCAGCGAAATATGCAGCCGATAAAGTCCTAAAGGGTAAGGGAAAGGTCGCCATTATCACCTACTCGGAAGTTCAGAGCTGTGTTGATAGGGAGAAGGGTTTCAAAGACGGTCTAGCCGATTACCCGAACATTAAAGTTGTTGACGTAGAAAACTATTCCGGTAGCGCGGAAAAAGCCGCTAATCTGACCCAGGATATGCTTTTAAAATATCCTGATCTAGATCTAATCTTTGCCGTGGGTGATCCCGCTGCCACCGGCGCGGTTTCAACCATTAAAGCTGCTGGCCGCAGTGTAAAGGTTATCGGTTTTGATGGCAACCCTGAAGCAATCCAGGAAATTAAAAAGGGTGGGTTATGGGTCGCCGACGTTGCCCAGCACCCCGACCAGATTGGTGGCAAAGTCATTGATCTAATCAATGACTACTTCAACGGTAAATCCGTACCGCCGCAATTGTTGATACCGCCGACGATTATTGATGCCAGTAACGCCAAATAA